A portion of the Toxoplasma gondii ME49 chromosome VIIb, whole genome shotgun sequence genome contains these proteins:
- a CDS encoding hypothetical protein (encoded by transcript TGME49_256700~Signal peptide predicted by SignalP 2.0 HMM (probability 0.940) with cleavage site probability 0.797 at residue 26) produces MRRHHAPWRVLVLCLSFSVQRLPTMAVDCIPAVVILSWYFSALAASTSETTAGDDEALPSTSQASGRIASSPRSPDTDSPLSGDARSDSKGDGGVQSQEEARRELDQIMTKVNRLQSAKYVERLIVDHKRNRWATLDSYLRMQRKGGAASMTPEEVAMFSERYEELRGAKQQEIGERRAKLSELTMEIKHLKLKMRTILRRVPELRRVVDFRRRQWLPTDPGNPGDVGLSGMSTPVTGSGTLPETREELEDLVTQQRRVVKNYLTLTAQRRKRLRKMIQHKEGLLQEQSASASEKPDEGMKNQAAELQAAESDQRRMEADVSNAEELLRSAREVLKTYQQKLREMKRRPQRRRNPLRSVKRSPLITGPSVTAEAQSTSDTNVSDAGEGGSNAGSTGITGNVRGDVRTAPQRGASEGRLASDTSAATPTPREPRPSQSGRRKRKGQGERDVPLTGILLKGNGTRCHSGRAPVDGLGFSGVKSEHTC; encoded by the exons ATGCGGAGGCACCACGCGCCATGGCGGGTGCTGGTGCTGTGTTTGAGTTTCAGTGTGCAGCGGCTGCCGACAATGGCAGTAGATTGCATTCCAGCGGTGGTAATACTTTCGTGGTATTTCAGTGCGTTAG ctgcaagCACCTCTGAAACCACAGCTGGTGATGATGAAGCACTTCCAAGCACGTCACAAGCTTCGGGACGAATCGCATCGTCGCCTCGCTCCCCTGACACAGACAGCCCCTTAAGTGGTGATGCCAGGTCAGACTCAAAAGGTGACGGTGGCGTTCAGTCgcaggaggaggcgaggcgagagctGGATCAAATCATGACTAAGGTGAACAGACTCCAATCGGCGAAATATGTCGAACGGCTAATTGTGGATCACAAGCGTAATCGCTGGGCAACATTAGATTCATACCTGCGAATGCAACGAAAGGGTGGCGCCGCGTCTATG ACTCCTGAGGAGGTGGCGATGTTCTCGGAGAGGTATGAAGAGCTGAGGGGCGCTAAGCAGCAGGAAATAGGGGAGCGCAGAGCGAAGCTATCCGAGCTTACTATGGAAATCAAACACCTGAAGCTGAAGATGCGCACGATTTTGCGCAGAGTTCCTGAACTCCGCCGTGTTGTCGACTTCCGCAGGCGCCAGTGGCTTCCCACCGACCCAGGGAACCCAGGAGACGTCGGCCTATCAGGGATGTCAACGCCGGTAACGGGTTCTGGTACGTTGCCTGAGACTAGAGAAGAGCTGGAAGATCTAGTCACTCAACAGAGGCGCGTAGTAAAGAACTATTTAACACTGACGGCACAACGGCGAAAACGTCTCCGAAAAATGATCCAACACAAAGAAGGACTGCTACAGGAACAAAGTGCTAGCGCTTCAGAAAAGCCCGACGAAGGAATGAAGAACCAAGCGGCCGAGTTACAGGCAGCAGAGAGTGATCAACGTCGCATGGAGGCGGACGTGAGTAATGCGGAAGAACTACTGCGATCCGCTCGAGAGGTCCTGAAAACTTACCAACAGAAGCTGCGTGAAATGAAACGCAGACCACAACGGCGACGGAATCCGTTGCGTTCTGTCAAACGCAGCCCGCTCATCACGGGTCCGTCGGTGACGGCCGAGGCTCAGTCAACATCAGACACGAATGTGTCTGACGCCGGGGAAGGCGGCAGCAATGCTGGTTCGACAGGCATTACAGGCAACGTCCGTGGCGACGTCCGTACGGCCCCACAAAGGGGCGCGTCAGAGGGAAGGCTGGCTTCAGACACCTCGGCAGCCACTCCAACACCGAGGGAGCCTCGCCCGAGTCAAAGCGGTAGACGGAAGCGAAAGGGGCAAGGTGAGAGAGATGTCCCTCTTACTGGAATTCTGTTGAAAGGAAACGGTACTCGGTGCCACTCTGGAAGAGCCCCAGTAGATGGTCTTGGATTCTCTGGCGTGAAGAGTGAGCACACGTGTTGA
- a CDS encoding intraflagellar transport 52 (Protein NGD5) family protein (encoded by transcript TGME49_256788) — protein MQGVQQDPPSQSCGSAETSSTENLRSRPSRSLDNKRPAKTGVILFDTYKHEAGDPSSSYRRLTWALKQQGFQCRINDVSLTASDLKDVGAVVFGQPTQPFTAAEFGILKAFFEGGGSLLFLMGEGGETRAGTNVNYFLEEYGMSVCADAVVRMTVASPVHLHPKEALIGDGVLCRDALNKVLARNKGTGYPGSAQKDILENGPAACQVQTRTIQLFDAENDNHAADITDTEKTPFIFPYGATVSVQTPAFPFLSSGLTAYPSRRPLAAAYVHPKGGRLVALGSYRIFDDDFLEKENNPNLQVLVFQWLLGHQEGDDALRPSIEVEASLEASQPVPDTTSLSERPLPCFYDTEEALPSDFRKLFEETKFALDTSRIADVKQLYRQLGVNYEPLSVIKPEFVIPLPPLRPAVHPPFMPELPHPPLELFDIDAEIASPRTRLIQLANQCVDDSDLEIHLQRAAQIIPVPLLPGEDKLAQNKNRSAKNILCSLIYRIIEMKIKEPVTAAAMDKRAREHKRNVD, from the coding sequence ATGCAAGGCGTTCAACAGGACCCCCCGTCCCAGTCGTGTGGATCGGCCGAGACGTCGTCCACAGAAAATCTGCGGAGCAGGCCATCGAGAAGCCTTGACAACAAACGACCTGCAAAAACGGGTGTCATTCTTTTTGATACCTACAAACATGAGGCTGGAGACCCCTCCTCCAGCTATCGCAGGCTTACGTGGGCTCTGAAGCAGCAAGGCTTCCAATGTAGGATCAATGACGTGTCTCTTACTGCTTCCGACCTTAAAGACGTGGGAGCCGTTGTTTTTGGTCAGCCCACGCAGCCCTTCACGGCAGCCGAGTTCGGTATTTTGAAAGCATTTTTTGAAGGCGGTGGAAGCTTGCTTTTTTTGATGGGTGAGGGTGGGGAGACAAGGGCGGGCACGAATGTCAACTACTTTCTGGAGGAGTACGGTATGAGTGTTTGCGCAGACGCCGTCGTCCGTATGACTGTTGCTTCGCCGGTCCACCTCCATCCGAAGGAAGCACTCATCGGGGATGGTGTTTTATGTCGCGATGCCTTGAATAAAGTTCTTGCACGAAATAAGGGAACTGGGTATCCGGGGTCAGCTCAGAAGGACATCTTAGAGAACGGTCCAGCAGCATGTCAGGTCCAGACGAGGACAATACAACTCTTTGACGCGGAAAATGATAATCACGCAGCCGATATCACCGATACTGAGAAAACGCCGTTCATTTTCCCATATGGGGCAACAGTtagtgtacagacaccagCATTTCCCTTCCTTTCCAGTGGCCTGACCGCGTATCCTTCCAGGCGACCACTAGCAGCTGCCTATGTACATCCCAAAGGAGGTCGGCTTGTCGCCCTGGGAAGCTACCGTATCTTCGATGATGATTTCcttgagaaggagaacaatCCTAATCTGCAGGTGCTGGTCTTTCAGTGGCTCCTTGGCCACCAGGAAGGTGATGACGCGCTACGACCGTCGATTGAAGTGGAAGCTTCACTCGAGGCTTCTCAGCCTGTGCCGGATACCACAAGCCTGTCAGAACGTCCACTGCCTTGCTTCTACGATACTGAAGAAGCCCTGCCGTCGGATTTCCGAAAGTTGTTTGAGGAAACGAAGTTTGCGCTAGATACGTCACGTATAGCGGATGTCAAGCAACTCTATCGACAGCTTGGCGTCAATTATGAGCCCTTGTCTGTTATCAAGCCTGAATTCGTTATACCGTTGCCTCCCCTCCGTCCTGCTGTTCACCCGCCTTTTATGCCAGAATTACCACACCCTCCTTTGGAACTGTTCGATATCGATGCTGAAATTGCTTCCCCCAGGACACGCCTCATACAACTTGCCAATCAGTGCGTCGATGATTCGGACTTAGAAATCCATCTACAACGGGCTGCACAAATCATTCCGGTGCCTCTCTTGCCTGGAGAAGACAAACTGGCTCAGAACAAAAACCGATCAGCGAAGAATATCCTCTGTTCACTCATCTATAGAATCATAGAAATGAAGATAAAAGAGCCAGTTACAGCAGCGGCTATGGATAAACGTGCAAGGGAACATAAAAGGAACGTCGATTAG
- the PYKI gene encoding pyruvate kinase PyK1 (encoded by transcript TGME49_256760~Product name based on PMID:18949028;17449654.) — MASKQPQTLSAGAVESGRVARLVSASSVMTQQLGKSTNIRMSQILEPRSEEDWTAHRTRIVCTMGPACWNVDTLVKMIDAGMNVCRLNFSHGDHETHARTVQNIQEAMKQRPEARLAILLDTKGPEIRTGFLKDHKPITLQQGATLKIVTDYNLIGDETTIACSYGALPQSVKPGNTILIADGSLSVKVVEVGSDYVITQAQNTATIGERKNMNLPNVKVQLPVIGEKDKHDILNFGIPMGCNFIAASFVQSADDVRYIRGLLGPRGRHIRIIPKIENVEGLVNFDEILAEADGIMIARGDLGMEIPPEKVFLAQKMMIAKCNVVGKPVITATQMLESMIKNPRPTRAEAADVANAVLDGTDCVMLSGETANGEFPVITVETMARICYEAETCVDYPALYRAMCLAVPPPISTQEAVARAAVETAECVNAAIILALTETGQTARLIAKYRPMQPILALSASESTIKHLQVIRGVTTMQVPSFQGTDHVIRNAIVVAKERELVTEGESIVAVHGMKEEVAGSSNLLKVLTVE, encoded by the exons ATGGCATCTAAACAACCGCAGACACTGAGCGCCGGCGCCGTCGAGAGCGGCCGCGTTGCCCGCCTCGTGTCCGCCAGTTCTGTGATGACTCAGCAGCTGGGAAAAAGCACGAACATCCGCATGTCCCAGATTCTGGAGCCGCGCTCCGAAGAAGACTGGACTGCCCACCGCACTCGCATTGTCTGCACCATGGGCCCCGCATGCTGGAACGTAGACACCCTCGTCAAAATGATCGACGCTGGCATGAACGTCTGCCGCTTGAACTTCTCGCACGGCGACCACGAAACACACGCACGCACTGTCCAGAACATCCAGGAAGCCATGAAGCAAAGACCTGAAGCGCGCTTGGCGATTCTCCTGGACACCAAGGGACCCGAAATCCGCACTGGATTCTTGAAG GACCACAAGCCCATCACTCTGCAGCAAGGCGCCACTCTGAAGATCGTGACGGACTACAACTTGATTGGCGACGAGACAACGATTGCATGCTCCTACGGTGCCCTCCCTCAATCGGTGAAGCCCG GCAACACCATTCTCATTGCCGACGGTTCCCTCTCCGTCAAGGTCGTTGAAGTTGGGAGCGATTACGTTATTACCCAGGCTCAGAACACCGCTACCATCGGCGAACGCAAGAACATGAACCTACCCAACGTCAAA GTCCAGCTGCCCGTCATTGGCGAGAAGGACAAGCACGACATCCTGAACTTTGGCATTCCCATGGGATGCAACTTTATTGCTGCTTCCTTCGTCCAAAGCGCGGATGATGTCCGGTACATTCGCGGTCTGCTTGGCCCCCGTGGCCGCCACATCCGCATTATTCCGAAGATCGAGAATGTCGAGGGTCTCGTCAACTTCGACGAAATTCTCGCGGAAGCCGACGGTATCATGATCGCGCGTGGTGACTTGGGAATGGAAATCCCCCCCGAAAAGGTTTTCCTGGCTCAGAAGATGATGATTGCTAA GTGCAACGTCGTGGGCAAGCCCGTTATTACAGCGACCCAGATGCTGGAGAGTATGATCAAGAACCCGCGCCCGACACGTGCGGAGGCCGCCGATGTGGCGAACGCGGTGTTGGACGGCACAGATTGCGTGATGCTTTCTGGAGAGACTGCTAACGGAGAATTCCCGGTTATCACCGTTGAGACAATGGCCCGCATCTGCTACGAGGCGGAAACCTGCGTGGACTACCCTGCGCTGTACCGTGCCATGTGCCTGGCAGTTCCCCCACCCATTTCGACTCAGGAAGCTGTTGCGAGAGCAGCTGTCGAGACGGCCGAGTGCGTCAACGCAGCGATCATCCTGGCTTTGACCGAGACCGGTCAGACTGCGCGTCTGATCGCCAAGTACCGCCCGATGCAGCCGATTCTGGCCCTGAGTGCTTCAGAAAGCACCATCAAGCACCTGCAGGTGATCCGCGGTGTGACGACGATGCAGGTTCCCTCGTTCCAGGGAACCGACCACGTGATCAGAAACGCGATTGTCGTGgccaaggagagagaactcgtTACTGAGGGCGAGAGCATCGTCGCTGTGCACGGCATGAAAGAGGAAGTCGCTGGCTCCAGCAACCTTCTCAAGGTTCTTACTGTGGAGTAA
- a CDS encoding hypothetical protein (encoded by transcript TGME49_256800~Signal peptide predicted by SignalP 2.0 HMM (probability 0.795) with cleavage site probability 0.324 at residue 35~Predicted trans-membrane domain (TMHMM2.0):19-42:393-416:430-453), whose amino-acid sequence MATRGRTTCASAVSGGGGKLVVGALLSALFLLVLTESVEFSLAKRESRSEEQKKKEEQARRDEEEEKRLSLIRAKLPSIKKKEYINWKRLSPETTVLLAAQPSDVEVLSSHLPFQIANVTMQEHTISPVSAVDREMQQRLQANYTHGMKKLRTSVVFADDTPVKLDNSHPQGGAICKDSQRAMLLSFNRVYRKNDGHAYATFNLHSPSAVSFHKELAGEYNLKSLNPFMWTNHFPTEEEFTTFRGTAICMKKNSRLQLLRGWPVAVPDYKEGPWQARVMVHRAFVSPSADTKKKHLYVLQATLKVTRTPKEGIFKQQNMDVVPFMGYIKIDNNKYEHLEAAIIRHKLLNKVCTLRRIDKQSQVELKCDDVDAKLAALNEIMDERPLLRNTFKKVGIFSGVAAASYSLAIVSHLLSSVNSALEILPPDGLALTGTGFALAALLTLVIAGPVVGLQRYKWRKMFREKKEEYLQNIVDEENRYLSASAPIVDLVFVVNELKHAEEETDPEDEHSLAAKEAAILVDAGRLPELSPMAQKIQNVTEQYYYLKTVASAFNDFTHLSAYKATQDGILDEVKALWRFLKHTASRMPEYIDIQDDGTLKLSMRQLIDVYAHLGKQLKAEAEKPIEEGPFAPIDVLISRQKVELLQQKTTQLLGQIKGRGGDVAPLDTPDHIESLKARLQLVKASKETLTRALEAVIPGSQEADDLQFAQSQVETAKEEVKSDLRVFMDDELGVALEEVDNLKEKLADIQKNAGAEPSPLQEVEMQDVKERIIALNEKITKLVLEMRRFGFHVDIRRVVELENE is encoded by the exons ATGGCGACAAGAGGACGCACGACGTGTGCCTCCGCCGTGAGCGGTGGAGGGGGGAAGCTCGTGGTCGGCGCGCTTCTTTCCGCTCTTTTTCTACTCGTGCTGACGGAATCCGTAGAGTTCAGCCTGGCGAAAAGGGAATCCAGGTccgaagaacagaagaaaaaggaagagcaggctcgaagagacgaggaggaagaaaaacgcttgTCCCTGATCCGAGCGAAGCTTCCCAGCATTAAGAAGAAAGAATACATCAACTGGAAAcgcctctctccagaaaCGACCGTCCTTCTCGCAGCGCAGCCTTCGGACGTTGAAGTACTTAGTAGCCACCTGCCTTTCCAAATTGCGAACGTCACAATGCAG GAACATACAATTTCGCCCGTGTCTGCAGTCGACAGAGAAATGCAGCAGAGGCTGCAAGCGAATTACACCCACGGAATGAAGAAACTTCGAACAAGCGTCGTGTTCGCCGATGACACACCTGTCAAGTTGGATAACTCGCACCCTCAAGGCGGCGCAATCTGCAAAGACT CCCAACGAGCCATGCTGCTCTCGTTCAATCGCGTTTACCGGAAAAACGATGGACACGCGTACGCCACCTTCAACCTCCACAGCCCATCTGCGGTTTCCTTTCACAAGGAACTTGCTGGCGAATACAATTTGAAGTCGTTGAATCCCTTTATGTGGACAAACCACTTTCCAACGG AGGAAGAATTCACGACCTTCCGAGGAACAGCGATTTGCATGAAGAAAAACTCTCGGCTTCAACTGCTTCGCGGATGGCCAGTTGCAGTTCCTG ATTACAAGGAGGGACCCTGGCAGGCGCGCGTGATGGTTCATCgtgctttcgtctctccgtctgctgacacaaagaagaagcatcTTTATGTGTTGCAGGCGACCCTGAAAGTGACGCGTACTCCTAAAGAAGGCATTTTCAAGCAGCAGAATATGGACGTGGTTCCCTTCATGGGATACATAAAAATTGACAACAACAAATACGAGCA TCTGGAGGCGGCGATCATTCGACACAAACTGCTGAACAAAGTCTGCACGCTTCGAAGAATTGACAAGCAGAGTCAGGTGGAGCTGAAATGCGACGATGTCGACGCGAAGCTGGCCGCTCTTA ATGAAATCATGGACGAGCGCCCTTTGCTGCGGAACACCTTCAAGAAAGTCGGAATTTTCTCAGGTGTTGCCGCAGCTTCGTACTCCCTGGCCATCGTCAGCCACCTTCTGTCGTCCGTCAACTCAGCTCTT GAAATCTTGCCGCCTGATGGGCTCGCCCTCACCGGCACCGGATTCGCCCTGGCGGCGCTGCTGACTCTCGTCATTGCTGGACCAGTCGTCGGTCTTCAGAGATACAAGTGGCGCAAGATGTtccgcgagaaaaaag AGGAGTATCTTCAGAACATTGTCGATGAAGAGAACCGTTATTTGTCGGCGTCCGCCCCGATAGTCGATCTTGTCTTTGTGGTGAACGAGCTGAAGCatgctgaagaagagacagatccTGAGGACGAGCATAGCTTGGCCGCGAAGGAAGCCGCCATCCTCGTGGACGCCGGACGCCTACCTGAGCTTTCTCCGATGGCCCAGAAGATCCAAAATGTGACTGAGCAGTACTACTACCTAAAGACCGTCGCGTCCGCGTTCAACGACTTTACGCACCTTTCCGCCTACAAAGCTACCCAGGATGGAATCCTAGATGAAGTCAAGGCGCTGTGGCGTTTCCTGAAGCACACCGCGTCTCGTATGCCTGAATACATTGACATTCAAGACGACGGAACGCTGAAGTTGAGCATGCGCCAACTGATAGATGTGTACGCCCACCTCGGCAAGCAGCTGAAGGCCGAAGCCGAGAAACCTATTGAGGAGGGTCCGTTCGCGCCGATTGACGTTCTGATCTCGCGACAAAAAGTCGAACTTCTGCaacagaaaacgacgcaGCTCTTGGGCCAGATCAAAGGCAGGGGAGGCGACGTAGCCCCCCTGGATACGCCTGACCACATCGAGTCGCTGAAGGCGCGACTCCAGTTGGTCAAGGCATCGAAAGAGACACTGACAAGGGCTTTGGAGGCTGTCATACCAGGATCTCAGGAAGCAGACGATCTGCAGTTTGCACAGAGTCAGGTTGAAACTGCGAAGGAGGAGGTCAAGTCCGACCTCAGGGTATTCATGGACGACGAGCTAGGCGTCGCCCTCGAGGAAGTCGATAATCTGAAGGAGAAACTTGCGGATATTCAAAAGAACGCCGGAGCGGAGCCTTCACCGCTGCAAGAAGTGGAAATGCAAGATGTTAAGGAGCGAATCATCGCATTGAACGAGAAAATTACCAAGCTCGTACTCGAAATGCGGCGCTTCGGCTTCCACGTCGATATCAGACGTGTAGTTGAGCTTGAAAACGAATGA
- a CDS encoding hypothetical protein (encoded by transcript TGME49_256780), protein MMLADDRSVTVPPLLSYSALDIRTAAVERRRQDQLAASAVQTPGDAAAASTSAESASPTHACESLQPGVSGPPSSEAANGAGDTQSESPPPNAVFLHVYDLDPTISKYMNKVMRPLGAGAFHAGVEVYGIEYCYGQTYDKTPGITVNRPRRHPAHIYRETIYMGQTTLAHEEFMALIEALKDEWPGEKYNILTRNCLNFADQLCLLLGVGCLPPWLLRLQQQASSLQESMQYAARKLQQIDETTGLSAVASAAATAAAAAARVFGGFLRPSLESQEGPTVTSRLDRALTSGISLLSGGLGAFADGVAEGLAGLMDDEATPVPYPHPGYESSTVPCSFPDSSLSESPSPFPPPPASAVSPVRSPSASIAASAGVPATVAASAASSGDGLAQSSKKENDKLFYIHDEMNLPASLPLSADENSKLPGQVTGASLYSSMPLASGEVDAGAV, encoded by the exons ATGATGCTCGCAGACGACCGAAGTGTCACcgtccctcctcttctctcttacTCAGCTTTAGACATTCGAACAGCTgccgtggagagaagacgacaggaTCAGCTCGCGGCGAGTGCTGTGCAGACACCTGGCGACGCCGCCGCCGCTTCCACCTCGGCGGAATCGGCTTCCcccacacatgcatgcgagaGCCTCCAGCCTGGAGTCTCAGGCCCTCCGAGCAGTGAAGCGGCGAATGGTGCCGGCGACACACAGTCGGAGAGCCCTCCCCCCAACGCAGTGTTTCTCCATGTGTATGACCTCGATCCGACAATCAGTAAATACATGAACAAAGTTATGCGGCCTCTCGGCGCAGGCGCTTTTCACGCAGGAGTCGAGGTGTACGGAATTGAGTACTGTTATGGACAAACCTACG ACAAGACACCGGGCATCACCGTCAATCGGCCTCGTCGCCATCCCGCCCACATCTACAGAGAAACGATTTATATGGG GCAGACGACTCTGGCACACGAAGAGTTCATGGCTCTCATTGAGGCACTGAAAGACGAATGGCCAGGTGAAAAATACAACATTCTGACGAG gaacTGCCTGAACTTTGCAGATCagctgtgtctcctcctcggtgTGGGGTGTCTCCCCCCGtggctgctgcgtctccagcAGCAAGCCTCGAGTCTCCAGGAGAGCATGCAGTACGCCGCGCGGAAGCTTCAGCAGATCGACGAGACCACTGGCCTCTCGGCGGTTGCGTCGGCGGCCGCCACTGCAGCCGCGGCAGCGGCGCGGGTGTTTGGTGGGTTTCTCCGGCCCTCTTTGGAATCTCAG GAAGGTCCAACGGTCACCTCTCGTCTCGATCGCGCTCTCACCTCG GGAATCAGCCTGCTGTCGGGTGGTTTAGGCGCTTTCGCAGACGGCGTGGCTGAAGGCCTCGCTGGCTTGATGGACGACGAAGCAACGCCCGTTCCGTATCCGCACCCTGGGTACGAGTCTTCGACAGTTCCTTGTTCTTTTCctgactcttctctctcagagtctccctctccctttccgccgcctcccgcatctgctgtctctcctgttcgttctccttctgcctctATAGCTGCCTCGGCCGGTGTCCCTGCGACAGTCGCTGCGTCTGCAGCTTCCTCGGGGGACGGACTGGCGCAGTCTTCTAAGAAAGAAAATGACAAGTTGTTTTATATCCACGACGAAATGAATCTACCCGCTTCCCTGCCTCTTTCAGCAGACGAAAACAGCAAGCTTCCAGGCCAGGTGACTGGCGCCTCTCTGTACTCTTCCATGCCGCTGGCGTCTGGAGAGGTTGACGCAGGTGCGGTGTAG
- a CDS encoding hypothetical protein (encoded by transcript TGME49_256792), producing the protein MWLRVLSAHIFKLESALLQSTCKPVVGTAVSENLNKKFLREFSTMVKSVALLVLFHMAVTVPVNTLAGEGSGVIPSDPCDPSADSSSARNCKTPARDPTKPWRISPSEASSEEHQKDEDGSRDKHAHDKETRHTSSTKSHAGDLSYAYDASAKPLGGQHPDGSGPYPLYYTSYHLFAPSPAEAKNPGMEYFGEPPDSTDPAYYGLYQDLARDVFSRQSAQSRTPDDTRADTHVKPGGRHRRLRHLQGLEEDDDLYFM; encoded by the exons ATGTGGTTGAGAGTCCTGTCCGCACACATATTCAA GCTTGAGTCCGCACTTCTACAAAGCACATGCAAACCAGTCGTCGGGACGGCTGTTTCTGAGAACCTCAACAAGAAGTTTCTCAGAGAGTTTTCAACTATGGTGAAGTCTGTCGCTTTGCTTGTCCTATTCCACATGGCCGTTACGGTGCCGGTGAATACCCTAGCAGGGGAAGGGAGCGGCGTAATTCCTTCTGATCCGTGTGACCCCTCAGCAGACTCCTCTTCCGCCAGAAACTGCAAGACGCCTGCTAGAGATCCGACAAAGCCTTGGCGTATTTCTCCCAGCGAAGCTTCATCGGAAGAACACCAGAAGGATGAGGACGGGTCGCGAGACAAGCACGCACATgacaaggaaacgagacacaCGTCGTCGACAAAATCTCATGCCGGTGATCTATCTTACGCCTACGATGCTTCGGCAAAGCCTCTCGGAGGACAGCACCCGGATGGTTCAGGTCCATATCCACTTTACTACACCTCTTATCATTTGTTCGCACCGTCGCCAGCAGAAGCAAAGAATCCTGGAATGGAATATTTCGGCGAACCGCCGGACAGTACAGACCCAGCATACTACGGGCTTTACCAAGACCTGGCCAGAGATGTGTTTTCGAGGCAATCTGCGCAGTCGCGCACGCCGGATGATACCCGGGCCGACACGCACGTGAAGCCAGGTGGCCGCCACAGACGCCTGAGGCATTTGCAAGGGTTAGAAGAGGATGACGATCTGTATTTCATGTAG
- a CDS encoding eukaryotic translation initiation factor 4A, isoform 3, putative (encoded by transcript TGME49_256770) → MARLEPDTNFIFETSEDCQVLPTFDAMGFKEDLLRGIYAYGFERPSAVQQRAIVPIMKGRDVIVQSQSGTGKTCVFCLGCLQCIDPKVRDPQALILSPTRELAEQSQKVCLALGDYMSVQVHCCIGGKRVGDDIRALEAGVHIVSGTPGRVFHMIAQRHFSTRHIKLLVLDEADEMLNRGFKEQVYDIYRYLPPSTQVVLVSATLPHEVLEMTTKFMDDPFRVLVKRDELTLEGIKQFFVAVEREQWKFDTLTDLYDTLTITQAVIFCNTKAKVEWLAQKMKEANFTVSRMHGDMPQQERDEIMRQFRGGQSRVLIATDVWGRGLDVQQVSLVINYDLPNSRELYIHRIGRSGRFGRKGVAINFVKNDDIRILRDIEQYYATQIDEMPMNVADLI, encoded by the exons ATGGCGAGACTCGAACCGGACACGAATTTCATTTTTGAAACTTCGGAGGACTGTCAAGTCCTGCCGACATTCGACGCTATGGGCTTCAAGGAAGACTTGCTGCGCGGCATCTACGCGTATGGCTTCGAGCGCCCGTCTGCTGTGCAACAGCGTGCGATTGTCCCGATCATGAAAGGTCGAGATGTAATTGTACAGAGCCAGTCCGGAACGGGTAAAACTtgtgtcttctgcctcggctGTCTTCAGTGCATAGACCCGAAAGTTCGCGATCCGCAAGCTCTTATTCTCAGCCCGACTAGAGAACTTGCTGAACAGTCGCAGAAAGTCTGCTTGGCCCTAGGCGACTACATGTCTGTTCAG GTTCACTGCTGCATCGGAGGCAAACGCGTGGGAGACGACATTCGGGCTCTGGAGGCAGGTGTTCACATCGTGTCTGGAACCCCCGGGCGGGTTTTCCACATGATTGCGCAACGCCACTTCAGCACGCGACACATCAAACTGCTCGTCCTCGACGAAGCCGATGAAATGCTGAACCGCGGCTTCAAAGAGCAAGTCTACGATATTTACCGGTACCTCCCACCCTCCACTCAAGTTGTCCTTGTCTCCGCTACTCTCCCCCATGAG GTGCTCGAAATGACAACGAAGTTCATGGATGACCCGTTCCGCGTCCTCGTAAAGCGTGATGAATTGACGTTGGAAGGGATCAAGCAGTTCTTCGTGGCAGTTGAGAGAGAGCAGTGGAAGTTCGACACGTTGACGGATCTCTACGACACTCTCACCATCACGCAGGCGGTCATCTTTTGCAACACCAAGGCCAAAGTTGAGTGGCTGGCGCAGAAGATGAAAGAAGCGAACTTCACG gtCAGCCGCATGCATGGTGACATGCCTCAGCAAGAACGTGACGAGATTATGAGGCAGTTTCGAGGAGGCCAGAGCCGCGTCCTCATCGCCACCGACGTCTGGGGTCGTGGATTGGATGTTCAGCAG GTGTCTCTCGTTATTAACTACGACTTACCCAACAGTCGTGAGCTCTACATCCATCGCATCGGTCGCTCCGGTCGTTTCGGCCGCAAGGGTGTTGCTATCAATTTCGTGAAG aACGACGATATTCGTATTCTTCGAGATATCGAGCAGTACTACGCAACACAGATCGACGAAATGCCAATGAATGTCGCAGATCTTATTTAG